In Sphaeramia orbicularis chromosome 7, fSphaOr1.1, whole genome shotgun sequence, one genomic interval encodes:
- the LOC115422478 gene encoding troponin C, skeletal muscle-like — MCDCFSRMQTQPTVAQSDAHSFLTEEMIAEFKAAFDMFNTDGGGDISTKELGTVMRMLGQNPSREELDAIIEEVDEDGEVTVKKIKR, encoded by the exons aTGTGTGACTGCTTCAGCAGGATgcagactcag CCCACTGTCGCCCAAAGTGACGCCCACTCCTTCCTGACAGAGGAGATGATTGCCG AATTCAAGGCTGCCTTCGACATGTTTAACACTGATGGTGGCGGTGACATCAGCACCAAGGAGTTGGGTACAGTGATGAGGATGCTGGGCCAGAACCCATCAAGAGAAGAGCTGGATGCCATCATTGAGGAGGTTGATGAAGATGGTGAGGTTACAGTGAAAAAGAtcaaaagataa